aTTTAAGGCAGGGGTGGGGAATGTTGATCCTGGAGAGCCATTGTCCTTCAgggtttagctccaaccttgaaaaaaacactcacctgcctgtaactttagtaatcctgaagaccttgattagcttcaggtgtgtttaattaggattggagctaaactctgcaggacaatggctcTCCAGGATCAACGCTCCCCACCCCTGCTTTAAGGACTCTGATAATTCATTGACATCAAACTAACAGCTGGGGCTCTCTAGTGTTGCAGATCAACTTAAGCAGTTCTGAAATGTATAACTCTGCAGTTCGTTTCTTATCCCTGGTACTTCATAACACTGTCAGTGTGAATGGAACAAACATCTTGAATTGACAACCATCTTGTCACTTAGAGGGGTTGTATCTGACATGTAAGATCCAAAGAAGGCATAGTCGAGTACTGCTTTTATCAACTATCACAAAGCTCGTAGATGTAATTTTGAACTCTCAGTTctgatgcacaaacacacaataaTCCCATAAGCTTGTTTCTACCTGCACTTGTCCTGACATGTTCAAAAATAGTTGTGCTTCCCTCCATTACACCAGACTTCTCTTAATCTCTGTctacctttatttatttatatagtgctttatacaatacctATATACTAATTTGACCCACAATCCACCCAGTGTCAAACAATGGAATTACAACAAACATTCAATACAATATAATGGCTTTTACACTTAATGAATCTTTGTCCCAGCACGGTTTCAGatattgaaacttttttttttttttttcctctcctgTGATAACAGCTTGTATAAGATGACTTCAAAGTGATGATACAATTTcagaattaaacatttttaaaaaatgtcttcataAAGTAGATTTTTACTTGGTCATAGTATCTCAAATATTGGTGCAAATTTTCTCTTGACACAGCCAATGATAAACTATAAATCTAGTTCTTCTGAACCACTGTGACTGATTTGAGTTTTGACATTCTGATTTAGGAGCTAAAGCTGACGTTTCTTCCACTATAGTCTTTCGGTTTGCATTTCAGAACTCTGGTTGATCGTTGTGGTAGGGGATTGGAAATTGGCGCACACTGAAAAGGTCTCTGTGGCAGTAAATGTGTGTTGTAAATAAGATGCATAAGCTTGTTTCTCAGTgtattgattttattattagttGCCAAAAGAACCTGGTTATTGATCCGAAGGCTTTCCATTTGATCACTTACTAGTTGTACATTGActaaaggctttttttttttttttacaccactTTTTatccacttttttattttacacattttacacaaataaatgGTTAAGTAAAGCTCTAGTTAATGTTTTGTAGTGTCTGTGGTAAAGTTACATCCAGGCAGTTTATATTACTCTGAGACTTCCAAGGAATGGTATAATGTTATAAACtccaataaatataaatacctCAACTTGTAAGTTAGGTTATTTGTAGAACAGATACAAAGGTATAGTGGACAGAATCTATTGatcagtttattttttgtgggaaaatacatcaaaaacaagaacaaacctgGTAAGACTGGGTTATGGCACTGgatgattttattcatttataacatATGTACAGTAGAATGCAAAACATGAACAGTAACTGCTAATCTTGAAGCTCTTCAGTGTCAGAATCTGGAATTTTCAGAATTTTTAGGTAGATCTCAAAGTGCCTTGAACTTAAATAAGTTCCAAACAAACCCTGTAGCAGTAGAACGACATACATCTTCCGTACAATGGGTTTGCTCAGGTTCATCCAGAAGCGCATCATGTTGCCTTTCTCTGGCATTGGTGCACTGTTATACCTGTAAGACAATTGGACCGTTACATAACATATTCTATttctaatcaaataaatatataacaacaATGAGAACTAACCTGGCTGCAAGACCAGCATTAACAGGTAAGGCCAACAAAATAGGATATATGCCGCCACCAACCACACCTACCAAAGCCCCTCTCATCAGGGTACAGGTTGGGCAGTTCAGGTCACCTACAATTACAATATAATCCTTAAATGCAAAGCAACCAGAAGCACTCAAAAGAGCTTTTTTTTCACTGGCGAAGGGTCGTCACCAAAGGTAGGTAACGAAGTAAATACCAAACAAAAGGGAAAGCAAATGAAAAGTAGCTCagcctttaaaataaaaacagtgttACAGTATTAATATCGACCAGAAACAAAAGTCACGTGGAAGCCCCTTAATGCTAATGTGTCATACACCATTGAAACCATACCTGACATGAGGGGGTTTGTGACGGTCGCAGTGTACAGTGCTGCAGTTGTCAGAAAGGGAAGAACAGCCATGGGAAGGCTGGAAGTAAATCGTCCTTGGGTGACATTGAGTGCACGCCTATAAAAGCTGTTGGCTACCAAACCAGCAAATCCAGCGTTGCCAGCCAAATATATGGGGCCATATGAAAACAGTTTTCTGTTGGAATTAAAAAAGGAAACTTTTATCAACTAACTGCAGCGGTTGGAAACTATGTTGCTGTGACATATTGGATATAAACTTACCTGTCGATATCAGGGAGCCTTTCAAACTTCTTATTCAGCATTTCAATAATCATTTCCCTGGATAATGTCTGGCCTTGGCCTGTGTCTTTCACAAACATCGCGTTGTCTGTCATGTTGATCTAAAGGCACAGATATTTTAATGACTCCTAGCAGACAGACAATGTTGATATTTCAGCGTTGTGTGGTGAAGGCTGTCACAATGTTTCAGCTGACATTTCATGATTCATATTCTTATAAGGGATATGTGCTTATATTAGTAATTTCTATTCGTTTCAATCATTTACAGACTTTTAGACACATTTAAAACACGTGTTTATAACGACATAACGTTTTAAAAACGCAAGGCTCAACTGCAAAAGACGCGTCAACGGTCAAAACAGTAGTAACTCATTCAACCTATTGATAGCTGCTTTGTTTATGTGTAGCTGAATGTCAAACCCAGTCATATCACTGTCCGTTCATTTGCACATGGTCAACACCGCATTTATGCATTGTAGAATTCTTACTTACACACGAAGCTTTTAAATAATCGCTAAAATATTTCCATCCCCCGTTCAACAGTCACGGTCCTCAGTGCCAGCAGGGCGCAGCCATGTCTAACCACATGTTCCAGTCAACTCTCACCCCGAGATACAGGAACAATACGACAATTCCTATTGGTCCGTGCGTGCGCCAACTGAAAGAATGGACGAACGCCATTGGAGGACGCGCCCTGTCAATCCCCGCGGGTCaaccctctcgttgctaagGCGAAACTGGTgatgatgctgctgctgctgctggtgatACTGCACCCACCGTAGAGAGAGTCTGCAAACCAGCTTTGGCAAAAGATGCCGTGAAGATTCACAGAAAAAATGACGGGAAAGGAAGTGAAGTTGTTCTTAACTGCATATCGGGACGTTTGACGAGGTGCTTTGGAATATATTTGCTCAGATTGGCTTAATTACCGAGGCAATTGTGGAGCCATGCGTTATCGGAAAGCTGGATGAAACTTGCAGGTGTTTTCCGACAGGCGTCGCACCGACAGGCTGCTGTTTCATGGGGAAAACACATCCTGCCTTATTTAGTTACATGTTTTTTGTCTCTACCTTTAGATCAGAATTTTATACACCAGTTTGCCTGTTTGCTTTGGTGATGGTTTTGCTTGGGTCTTGAAGCTGAATTAAGTGACGTGAAACTGGATTGTGCTGATCAGCAAAATAATAGTCAAaagtgttacattttaaattattttctgatcatattataaaacaaaacacatgaacTTCATTCCATCACTATGTATAGAACAAGTTGTTCTTGAAGAACTGTTTACAAGCATGTGTCATTAAACTTACACAGGCATATGAGATACTACAGAGATGtcatgtttatttgttcatcaaACTGTTGCTAGTTctccatttttaaaataatgcttgATCAGCATATACTGACTGAGTCTAAGCCAAGACAAGCCATGTGCTGGGGAGCCTTTCTAATTTGATGCATATGGCCCTTTGGGGCGAAAACTAGCTGTTATATTTAGTTTAGTTAGTCACTGCGCTTTTAATATTTGTGGGTTAAATCTATGGGTTGTTTTATGGACAGCGTGACTGAATTATGTTTCTGTAGTTAAACACCAAAGGCATTTAAGGAGTCGGTGCTCGTGCGAATATTCCAGGGGAATAATCCTCAATACCGAGAACATTCAGACACTGGAGAGCAGTTTTGACATTTCTCATCGCCAAGGTGCACTCGATAACTATCCACTCTTACTATCGGATTATGGATTTATTTCTCATGAGCGACAGTCATGCGCTCagcatgtgttttcttctgcAAGATGTTTCGGCGCGTGTGTCTCCCTCTTTAACTTGACAATTACAAGCTACGACCCCGAGAGCTGCCATTCTCTGAGCTTTTATATCTACATTTACGAACTGAGAAGGAACTTGCTGCTTTAGCAAGTGACAGTTTCTCCATAACACCGACAGCAGATGAGGGCGAAACGTTTGTGTTGCTGTTTCCATGCGTGACAATCCCACAAGGACATaaaggagtaattatgcccttaAGAAAACGAGGTGAGAAATAAACATCAATATATGTACATACTTACTGTGAAAACATGTTTATATGACTGTGGAAgtgtagttgacatgtagtgtGTGGACTTTTCAAAATCGACATCATTATTTTAGGGTAAAAGTTACCAGTTACAGGACTACgcaatttctttttattttcactTCTGTTTTATCACATTAATTATTCTAAATTGTCATGTAGTGTGACAAAATGTTAAAAGTACAAATATGTCTCTTACATAAAAGGTAGGCTACATGCATAatcagaatctgcaaaatgttgAAATATAGCAGGAATTTATTAGTTGAAAGCTGCAGTTGCTGAAGCAGACAAAGCTGAACATGTTATGGCAGGACTATTGTGGCTGTGCCTTTTATTAtccttattttattttgacttctGTACCTCCTAAGCCTTAAATATGCAATAGGGActtcaaattgtgtaattatATACGTAGGCCTACTAATAGTGTAATTATACTCTGCTGTAAGTTTGTAGTCTGTAAAAATAGACACAAGCATGCCAACTAGCCTATGACCTCGGATGATCTCAGATGCTGGTTTGCGTTTATATTTCAGACTGGTAtgcagatgtgtttttagttaCTCTTTAAGGTGACATGCATGCCTACAAGTCAAGACTTTTTATGCATACTATAAATGTagtatattttttactttataggGGTTGTGTGTAGAATTCAtaaacccttgttattagcgacactGGTGGtcattaagtgaactgcagccagcaacttaATGCTCGTGCTCGCACACTCGTGAGTCTCGTGCACACGTAGCATATGTGATTCAAGGCCTAACGTTTACTCACAGCAAAGTTCTTTTTAGTTCTTCAGTTAGAAGCCAAAAGAAGTTGGAAATACCTTTGTAGCGATATACTTTTAACGAACATCGACGCTGTTGAGACCAACGTTTAGACTAATATGTAATTTCctctaaaataacaaaataaacacaaaacacgAGAGCTGTGAGAAAACAGCAGCTAAGCAAGCACCTGATAATAGCGATGTGGATATttttgcactagctctgcaatTCACTGGCATTTTGTCGACAGATGAGGTAATTAAATTAGACTgttatgatagtttgattactgtaaagtatatttgagacCATAGATTATATAGAAATGGCTGATACTATAGTTTGAAGTAATCCCTTTTCTTTGaatgacacattgacattacagtaAAGAATGGCTCTCTCGGTATTATTCTGAATATTGTAAGCATTCATTTAATGTGTCATTGAATGGAAGCCAAGTTATACTCTGGAGCCCACATAAAAATCAGTTgggcttgtttttttttgttttgttttttaagtttagttaagctgttcacacattggcaatCAGCGAATGATGCATTCTTACATATAGCCTCTTCAGTGCCCCACTACTAGTAGTTTATCATTAGCAAGAAAAAACAACTAAATTATGTCTTTTCATACAAACCTAGATTATAAATCCAGATTTATATGGTTTTATGTAATGTTACTTGACATTGAAAAGTTGAATCACTATTTGATGTTACTGGTTTACTGATGCTACTTCACAAGGTAGCTAATATTCTGTAGCCTAACTAATGCTTTGCATTTTCAGGTGAGCAGTCACATTAATGTATGCACAGTAATCCTTTCCACGTGTATTACTAATTACAATGAACTttaaatgttaaagttttatgttGCTCTTTCATATTTTCTAAATAATGTTGCTCGGAGGGCTCTGTCGAGGACAGGAATTAACCACTATCGTGTCCCTAGTGTCTGTGTGACTAAGTGACTGAGTCATGCTCAGTCACGCTGATCATCTGTGGCAGTAGTAAAGAGTGTATCAGGGTCTCTTGACTGTCATTAAAATCAACActaatctgtgttcacaacccattttacttccataaaCTGACATACTGAGAGAAACATGCATTGATGAATCAGTCGCAGTTTGACTAGGAATGTGCATTAAGTAAAGagggtcagttttgatttcatgtattttcttttatgtGTGAGCCAGCAGTCAACaacttttatataaatatgaactTATTACAAGTATATTACAAGTATATAAGTATAAATGTATTACAGTGAAACATTTTATATAGTTCCACCACGTTATgtgttgtattaaaaaaaatcagaccAGTAACTTAACATTTTATTCTCTTCTGTCTTGCAGACACAGCCAGGGCAATAAGCCTCATGGAGGACTACTGCTCCAAACTGAAGAAACCAGAGGAACAACAGCTCAAAACTGCCATCTTAAGAGTCATGGGCATTTTCAAAAGCAGTCTTTTCCAGGCTCTCATAGGTAAGCCTATATTTTCACAATCATTTGTGcacaattttcttttcttttatagCAAAATAGGTCAATAAAAAGAAAAGACGCACTTGATTGTTTGAGCAGGATTCCTCAAATTGGGATATTTAGTATATTTACTTGATTCACATCTAGAGTGTTTTAAAAGTGGGGTATGTATTTTTTCAACAACACTGTTTGgattcacattttcacatttattttgtatagcgcttttcacgatacatatcatttcaaagccaCAGGATGTTAGTGGggccgacaccaacaacaaacatctaaccaatcagcattagggggcgtatgatGGTCGAGGAAACAGAAtaagcaagagggagatttgaaaaaaaaaaaaaaaaaacgcagaaagagagatgatgagacacaatacaaataagctcaaaagaatatcactggaattaaggtttatgactgggcaagcactttaggaccagcattaatattagaaaagctttccagcgctggagagagctaagcaggaaggcctgaaaacagacgcggAGGCCGCTTTGATTCCGCttcacatgtgagtaacactgggtttgagtgtcattgattgtctggagctgctgtgctgttggcgactaacaacaaactcttgtatgtatttactcttgtgtactgtacgttcattttttgtgcttccttgtcgtcCGTTTatcatctgcgctttattttgTTGCATGTCAGCTGTGACAAACAGACATCCGCTTGCAttgtgtgtgtaacagtggccagctagtgagagttgtgcaggtaaaccactgcacactgacgaCCGCTAGAGAATGCAGTGTTTGGCGTCATTGTCAGTGCACTCGCCTTGCCTGCCAGCAGCGGACGGGCCGGGGTTCAAGaccgactcggagcagggtggttaagATTGGAGAgtgagttttggaggtggagcaatgaagagaggggcgggtttgtttgggttgatttcaaatatcaacaatgtccaacagcgttgttgaaaaaatacataccccacctttaatgtttattcttcttatttaaagtgcccctattactgtatgctttttcgaatattacctttttttgcagtgtgtaatatagctgtttgtgaatataaaatgtctgcaaagttttaaagatcgaAGTGCATGATGAATAAAATTactgtctcctaaaagaaagaatcgattctAAACTACTGAAACGATTCGTCAGCAATTCCAGTTTCACTTCCTTTTACATACctatgtaataatgtaaaaaatgtgcACAATGCCAGCCTATGGGCTTCATTGGCTGTCCACGAATGCTGTCTACTTTGACTTGCCctaacactgtagttgtagctgaggccttgaacagtttggtttgtgttgttgacatgtcgagaagacgctgttttcagcactgcgaatccactttgcatgcattTCAAAAGGATAAGGACTCGTGCTGGAATTTAGATGGAAAAACCAACGGCATCAtttgtatcactgtgtatcaagcgctgaggaagcctctggagctgaaattcagacaATGTTCCAACATGAGCAGTAAaaggtagaccaatcacaaaaagactgggccgtctgaccaatcagagcagagtagacttGTGggaaggaggggtttagagagactgaatcttcaAACGAACCGTTTTCAGACTGTTTGAGAAATCAGttatgtgcaatgtatattatgagtaGGGATGCACAGAAATTTGCATTTCCGAAAATGGCATTGGAGAAAAACGGAGAAAAATATGCCCCTTAGTGTTCAGCGCTCAGGTTTTACTCACGCTCTAGCCGTTATCACTGTGCGGTGGCCCATGCAAACACTCCACTCATGTATCGCTCATACTCATTGGAAAAGCAAAGTCTGATCAAATAACACACCAACATGAAATTTTGTAGTAGTATActtgtttctgtttttaaatTCAGTATAATTAAAAAGAttgaatttcattaaaaagtctAATGttaatacaattatacaaaaaaatgctattttaaaagaagtagaagtaaatcatttttaaaaatattttcggTTTTGGTTTTCGGCCAAGTGCATCCAGAAATTTTGGTTTTGGCCCAGAATTTTAatttcggtgcatccctaattatgAGAACATTAacttgttttttgaccttggatgcatgtaaacctcttATAGGAGATCTCCAAAataaaattaggaacctttaaaatagcataataggggcactttaaaacactgtttttaaGTCTTAAGGTCAAGGTTTTCatttctattatttgttccattAAGATTGCATGTGTTTTGTCTGCTGATGTGACATTTGCTCATAGTTCATTCTTAAGCAGTGGGCACATTCTGCCGCTTTAGGGCTTTTTTCctgaaataaagttatttttaaccTTGCTGATGTGGCAGGAGATGCTTCCCTGTGCCTTTGGTATTTTAAACATGTTCCTCATAAGCCCCAAATCTCCACAAGcttttgtcttttgtgttcagattAGTTTTGAATCTTGATtggtttaattcatttattcataCTCAAGGTCAAATAAAGCTTAAGGACAAATGCTCTCATGTGCTTTTAGTTTGCATTAGTGACCTCTAGAGTTTAGTGGTTTTGACTTCCATGATTTCCTCTTAGCATGTCATTAAATGTTTAGACACTTCGTTAGCTGAATATAGAATGTACAATTGATGGTTCTATAATATAACGTCTAATCATAATTTCAGTAATGAGATGGACCATTGTGCTGTCACAGTCTGTTAACATTTTCATGGGGATGTCGATCTTTATTCTGGTCTAAAGCAAAGGTTTGTTCAATCAATTAGCAAAGAAACTCAGAAAGCAGCCTGTCTTTTCTAACAAGTTTTAATGTTGTAACTGGGTGCGCTCCTTTTTGAGAAATTTATCTTCTTATTCCTTTAAATTGCTTTGTTTATAGAGTTGTCTTATATAAATGTTCCATTGAGTTTCATTAATGTATAGGGAATCAATCATTCTTTGTCAAAATGTCAAAATCACAGATTTTGCTTTAAATGGTAGTTG
This genomic stretch from Megalobrama amblycephala isolate DHTTF-2021 linkage group LG2, ASM1881202v1, whole genome shotgun sequence harbors:
- the tmem126a gene encoding transmembrane protein 126A translates to MTDNAMFVKDTGQGQTLSREMIIEMLNKKFERLPDIDRKLFSYGPIYLAGNAGFAGLVANSFYRRALNVTQGRFTSSLPMAVLPFLTTAALYTATVTNPLMSGDLNCPTCTLMRGALVGVVGGGIYPILLALPVNAGLAARYNSAPMPEKGNMMRFWMNLSKPIVRKMYVVLLLQGLFGTYLSSRHFEIYLKILKIPDSDTEELQD